The DNA region TCAAGAGCATCAGCAGCTATGCAGTTATCCATGAACCCTCGCTGGCATATCTGAAGATCGCTTTCATCCAGTCAGCAACCATGAAGATTTGGCAACAGCCTAGGAACCGATTGcatttgaaaaagaaaaatgaGAGGATACTAGTCATACAGACGCAACATCAGACAATAAACCAATTTAGGCGCTGTAATGCGGTAACCACTAGATTGAGATAACACAAGTCCTCAATCGTTGTTAGTCAAGACGTCAGCTTAGCAGATGAGAAGTCATAGAAAGCGGCAACGAATGACATTACTTTCACCCTGCAACCTGCTATCTTATTAGACAAACAAGCCACGATGAAGCTCAGATAGCTGCCAAAGCTCCAAAGTTACATTCCACGGCCAGCTAATGCATGCTACTCCAGTAGCAGTTGTACAAACGCCAGATTGAGAAGGGTGCACTGCACACACCAATAGGCAGTTAATTGTGTAAAGATTGGTAACTAGACAAGGTTGGGTAATAGTTGCATGAAAGGGGAATCTAATAATCATCTGACACAAAGTTTGACCACATGAGCAAAGAGCAATTACAGATAACTGATAATGTTTTATATAATAAAATCATTTCAAATATTGAATCTATAAACCACCCATCAATACTCAATGGCACCCACATCAATTTTAAATTCTACCTGTTTTGGACAGCGCAACTAAAATGAGAGGCTGAATGTGTTAGTCATTGTCCGAAGCAAACCCAATTTTATGTACTATAGATAGGACAATAAAAGGGGTGTCTGTAAGATCATCTGAGGACTTGAATACACAATGGCAACAACTTGCAACATAATGTCATATCATCTTATGAAAATAATGCATGGTTACATGTCACACATGCACTGTGATGTCATGGAAGCCTGTCAGATGAGGAAAGGTGAGTTTGCAACTGAATGCCTTTGAACTGTCTTGTTGGTACTTCCATAGAGAAGGGAAAAAATTTCTGAAATGTCCAACCAATATCCAACTCCAGGTTTACACTATAGTGCTGGAAGAAGTAGATTAAAGAACAGGTAAAGCTAATGAATTGTAAACGAATATTCCAATGAAACAAAAATATCCTAAAATGACTACTAACAAAATGAGCTAATTCTAACCAGCAGAGGGTAGCAATGCTCCTTGTCATAATTAGGCCAGCTTCTGTCATCACCAGCCTCATATTTTTTGTGCAGATTCCAGACAGTAGGATCATAATTCTCTATCAACTCACAACTGAGCTCATTCTCTTTAATTATTCCCAGGAACTTGTCGAGTGAATCACCTCTTTTGGGGCTCAGGAAGACAGCCTGTGAGGTTGCTGAATGCTTCAGCAAGGATTTGACTGTCCGGGCAAGGCTCTCATGGAATTGCTTGAAAAATGTGCTGCAGGACCGAGCTAAATGTGAACAAGAAAATTCAAATGGAACTTATTAACCTAACAATTGTTTATTACTAGTAAAGATGCATGGTGCAATCAAAGTACAGATGAAATCAACCGACAGCTACAAGGTATAGCTTCTGAAACATTCATCCACAGAAAGATGGTAAGGAGCTCCAAACCAACAATATTACTAAATAAAAAAAGCACTAGCTGGTTAGATGCATTGCTTAATGCCAAATTAACAGCCTCACAGCATATCACCCTCACAGTATCACTGACACGTGAGAATTGAGAAAACAGCAAGCAGGTACAGGATTGAGAAGAAAATCAGCATTCAATAATAACAATGTATCAAGAGGGTTGAACATACCAGTCACTTGCAACAATGATGTCAAAAGTATTCAACACTTCTGAAGCTTGCTCTTTGTCCCAATGCAGTATCATAGATTTAACCTTTGTTTCACCAAAAGTTTCTTGATTGATGGATATATTCTTCTGAATATCTGCGGGTTAATGGCTTACAAAGGCCACAACGTGCTTTTGAAAAATTAAAACAAAGGCCATAAAGGGTTAACGCTGGAGTAATCAAATCTGTTTTTCTGTGCAATTTAAAAGAATTAGCAAAAACTCAATTGTGCATACATGAAATTTTGAGAAGGATACATTCAACTACTTGCGGGTTTCCATCAGAAATAACAACCTCATCGGCATTTGTACAGGCTGCAATAACAAGCCCAGCCAATCCATAACCAGATCCAAGTTCAAGCACTTTCTTGGCCCTAGAATGAACTAAACTATTCAATTATGGGATAAATATAATGGAAACTGATTTTAGTTAAAGTAGCAATGAACTACTCTACTATCATGGACAAAGCTTTCAATGGACCACTATTATGCAAAAGCTTTATCTTTAGATTATTGCCCAATATGGCAGAACAAAAGGTATATACAATTCTTCATATAAATATAGTTTTGCACCACAAAAAAAAACTGTGTCACTGTTGCAAAAATCATGAGCTAACACAGGAAACTAGGGTAAGAATGTAACTGTAAAACCCAAACACAGCTCAAACCTCTGATGAATTTATCTAAACAACTTTTGAAAAATatttacatttttttttctcgaacgcgCAGAAGAACTGCGCATcattatattaagaagaaaagggagggggttttATCCCCCAAACGTTACAGATATAAAGGGGCTGTAACCCCCCCTTATTTACAACCACACTGATTCTCTTGCCAAACTAAGATGGGACCAGGACTAGACCAAACTCTAACTGTCCCTAGGCGCCAGGGCGAGGAGATAAGAAACTCCTCGAGCCCCAGCCAAAGACCACTGCTGCAGATCTTCAAAGGTGGTCGAGATGATGTTAGAGATACTAGGTGAAGAGCCATCAAACACACATCGAATTATGATGGAATTATGATGGAATTCAATCCATTAAGGACCTGACCAGACACCCTTCCACTCGCACTGGCCCACCAATCATCAAAATTTTCATCCTCAAGGTTTGGAGCCAACCCTTGTAGGCCAAATTTCTGCAGAATAAAGAACCACATCTGGCGAGCAAAAACACACGAGACAAAAAGATGGTCATTGTTTCCTGAGCCTGGTCACAAAGTGGGCAGGCAGCAGGATGTTGTAACCCTTTTCTTGCCAGCCGGCCTGCTGTCCAGCATCTTTTGTGTGCAGCTGTCCACAAGAAAAACTTACACTTGCCAGAGGCCCAACTCTGCCAAATTCTCTACCATGGTCCAAACTGAATAGCTCCAATAAAAAGAGCTTCATATGCCGATTTTGTGGTGTACTGGCCACAAGTGGagaattgccaaatatgtgtgtCTTCAACATCTGGCTGCAGCTCAACATTTGATAGCAGCTCCCACAGGTGAATATATTCAGTAAGGACTTGTACTGTGAGTGCACCTCTTATGTCAGAAATCCATTTTCTATTGTTGAGAGCATCAAAcacttttcttttccttgctCTGGCAGCCACTGCTCCAAACAGATTAGGAAAGGACTGTTGTAGACTTTGGCCACCAAGCCATCTGTCAGTCCAGAAACAAGTATTCTTGCcgttgcccacttctgaaataATGGCAGCTGCAAAGAAGGCTTTTACCTGTGGTGAAGATTGGATAGGAAAGAAGGCCCATGGTTTTCCAGGTTCAGTTTTTTGAAGCCACAACCACCTTAGCCGCAGGGCCCATCCCAAGTTCTGGAGGTCAGAAATTCCTAGGCCTCCCAAGTCAGGTGGTCGAGTGACTTTGGGCCAAGCAATTAAACAGTGACCACCCCTTACATCTTTTCTGCCCTTCCACAAAAGGGAAAAGTCCGGTTTACACCCTCAAACTATCGCAAAAGtccgattttcaaccttcaactacaaaaccggataagagaggccatccaactgtcgaaaccgggcaaatttggcccttagggtggtttcgaaggtggttttgtattttttttaaataATTAGATcgaaaaatcaaaactaattcattttaaatcagaaaaatatgaaattagtAGCagattttttctaaaaatgtaacctatctattattgctctatttgaatcttatttatccAAAATAATAGACATAACTACAAgcaaccaaatactatgaaCATAAAAAAATGGATCTGAATAACTGACAAGTATAGTGCCAATAGATAGGTTGCATTTTTAGAAAACTTTTGATACCCATTTCGTATTTTTTGATTTAAAATGAACtacttatgaattttttagtttaaaattgaatatttttaattttcacaAAATGGAAAACCACCTTCAAAACCACCCAAAGGACCAAATTTGCACAGTGTTGACAGTTGGATGGCCTATGTTATCCggttttgtagttgaaggttAAAAACCAGACTTTTGTGATAGTTCGAGGGGGTAAAACGGACTTTTTCCTCCACAAAAAGCCCCTTCTAATTTTATCAATGGCCTGCAATGTCCCAGTTGGGAGATCCAGAGCTAGCACTAGATAAATCAGCATGGAAGTGAGAACATACTGGACTAAAACACTTCTACCAGCTTTTGTGAGCAGATCGGCCTTCCAGCCAGGTAATCTGTCAGCAATTCTTTCAATGATGGGCTGAGCTTGAGCTTTGGTAAGCTTGTGGGGTGAAAGTGGCATTCCGAGATACTTGCACGGGAAATCAGACATCTGACAAGGAAGATGTGTCTGGAATAGAGTTCTGTGTTCCTCCAAGCAATGTATGGGTACAACAGTACTCTTCTGTACATTTGTTTTCAGACCTGAGGCTTCTCCAAACAGCTGCAAGATGTCCAAAGTGGCCCTGATATCGCTGGATGAAGGCTGAAGAAAGATGACTACATCATCTGCATACAGGGAGATACGGTGCTGTAGGTTTCTTCTGGATAGTGGTTGTAGGAGTCCCTCCTCTGAAGCCTTTTTCACTAGATAGCCACAATGCAACATATGCTATGAGAGTGTGACAAGGTTATGTACCCCTATGGTCCTATTTGGCCACACCCAAATCTGCGGTTGCCCCAATCCTAATTCCACCCCCATCGTAGGTTCAACACAGAAGCCAGATCAGCCTATTTATTTACTAAAACCCAACGCTGGTTGAATAAGCAATTCACTTAGGTACTtgaatcccccccccccccaaaaaaaaaggcATACTAATGCAGGAGTGACACATGTGTACTAGATCTTGCAATTCACAGGACACGACAAACCTGAACACGTCTGAGTGGTTAATACAGTAGTAGGCAAGGACCTCTTCTGATGGCCAGCAACCTTCAGGGGGGGAAATGCATGTAAACTTAGAACTGAACTTGAATTCTATGAAGGGTATAACATGAAAAGGTGGAAGAACCAAAGGAAATTAAGAATAGCACAGCACTTTCAACTCTTTTACTGATCTCGCAATTCCATATTGATCTTTTATAGATTCCTACTTCTAAAGTCAGCCATATGCAATCTTAAGTGCTTACTGACTGGAGAATATAGTCTATGATGTATGTACAATAAACTTTGTATTAGCTAAGTTCAAAAGTTCATTAGGTGTGTAGGAGCACAATGTTTAGTAGAAGAAGGAAAAAAATGCCTCGCATGGAGGGATTGTATCAATCGCCTTTCTTGGACAAAACAGCATGAAGATAGTCGTATTTTGTAAAGTGGCCAAGATGCCAAAGTTTACAATATGAATATGTTTACATTTCTTTTCTACGCAAGAGCCTTCCTATTTGCATAGCAAACAGCAAAACAAAAACATATGGCAAGAGTTAACAGACAACAATCTGAAAAACACAATAAACATGACCATACACATGAATTTATGCAGATAGATGGAATCACAATGTGTACGGCaacagaagaaaaaaaaacttgctTGAACAAAACTTACATACTAATCCAGTAGTATCGATGTTGTATCTGTTCGAAGCTTCCATGTCATTTAGTTCAAGGGAATCCTCTCTTCTGTATCTGGAATCATGCACTAAAATAATAACCAACTGAAAAATAGTGCGTCAACCTTTCTAGCTGGTTGAACACTTCATGATGGCTAGCTAAATTTGTAGCTACGCAAAGGGCTTAGTGGCAAGAAAACAATATGATTCCCAATTATATCAGGGAAAGGAAGATAGGGAAAAAACTATATTCAGTACACCAGTAGACTAGAGGCAAACAGTAGATTACTTACACTAGATTAAGTTTAGAGGAACTTCCACAAGGCAGCTTATAATATACACAAACGTCCTTTTGGCATCCCAAATCATTTTCATTTCCACTACTTGAATTCTCAAGTGATTTCTTTAGCTGTGAAATTGGCAATGAATGGCATTCAATCAGGTTAAAGCCACGTGAAGCCTTTCTTGAGATGTTGTTGGTACCATCTTTAATATGCTGGTCCCTACAAGTTCCTTCTGCAAGGAAAATGAAGCCATAAAAGAACAGATTAACGTAGCTTAATATATAAAAACAATTAGCAATTATGAGCTGTTTAAGCAGAATAACCGTGGAATTCAAACTGCTTAAAGTTGCCATGTTGAAAATAAGATATACAGTTAAATTATTCTACGCAAATTGACGAAGTACTGAGAGGGGCAAACTACCATTCCTTCTGGCCTAATATGATAAAATAAATCACCTTACACTTAATGGTTCCACAGTGCTTCTATATGAAATTGAGGACCAAAAACAAATCATTCATGCCTGTAAGCTCACACACTCAGAGACCACCAAGTGGAGTTTGTAGGTGCATAGTTAACCGGTAAAAGTGCCCACATTAGACTGGAACTTTATTGTAACTAAAATGAAATTTAGCTGGTCAAATGCACATACACACTTTCATGGGAAACACTAATTTTGAAGGTGAACCACCATAATTGGTCAAAGTATATACTGAAGCAAGATCTCTAGATACATCTTGTTCAAGCAAGTTTCTAAAACTCCAAATCAGACCATACTGACTCCCTTAAGGCTTTAACTAGGTAACCATCAAACAGTACATGCCACCATAAGTTTGTGCATCAATCCCCTGCCTTCAGTAATCCCAAACATTACCAGAGTGTGTAGCATCGTGTCAAGAGCTCAAATCGCATGCTAGAATCATCCTGTGGCAACACAAGAAACGACAGCGTTGCACGAGCAAGCTGACTTCTGACCTATCATCTAGGCAGGAGGTCTTCTCGTCCTTTGGATCGGCCGATGACGGGAATCGAATGCTACATAATACTACGCGGTGCGGAGACGGGGAGGGACGGGGATGGAATCGGCGGGACCTGGGGCGGGAGAGGAGGAACGAGCAAGGAGGGCGCGGCGAAGGATGCTCCACCGCTGAGAGGCATTGGAGGTGCCACGGGATCGAGCGGGTgcctgcggcggcgccggcgacgaggaagaGTCCATGGGAGCTCGAGATGCGTGGTTTCGTTTGTTCgtttggagagagagagagattgatCCAGCAAGGCTAGGAAGACCGTCTATTTTGTGTGGATCGGGCTCGTATGGGGTTGGTGGGATTCCAAATTGGCAGCCCTCACGGCCCAAGTTGTCAAACAGAGCAAGCGATGCGCTGTGCGTCTGTGCGGTGCTTCAGTTTTAGTCCCACCTCGGCGGGTTTGAGCGAGCGGAGCAGGAGAACGAGTATAAAATGAGACGCAGGGCACCCTTCCAACTCATACCTTTCTCGGCCTTTTGGCTAAGATCAAGTGTAGTATCTGTTCTTATCAGTTTAATATCTGATATGTGGGTCATGTGCCCACTTTGATATTAAATTTATTTTTTTTGGGAGGGTCCACCACAGTGGCTTGCCACTGGGACCCTTAAGCGTCGCTTGGGCTTTTGCACTACAGCCTAGCCTGGCGCACCCCGACCAATTCATAATAAAATTTTAATGGGCCTCTAATATAGCATCTCTACTTTGCTCAAGGTCCATCATCATTCGTAGCCTTGTAAGTTTGGGCCGGGGTAACTCTTCTGTACAGACTTCTGGCCCGTGACATCCGGCCCATGAGGCCATGATCTTTCCCTGTAAAAATGTCGATGTCTTTTTCCTCCCTAACCAAGGAAGTGTCAAATAAATTGATCCATCCACAGATCTAAATTACACACATGGCAGGATGACAAACATAGGAGTATAAAATTTCTTCAACGGCAATCACTTACAAACACTACATTAGCTAGTAAGCAGGTAGCATACATCACACTACCCATATCCGTATGGGACAAAGGAGTCAGGAGAGGAGCCCAGAACAACAGCCCAAGGCTCAAGGCTGGTAGGCAGTTACATCTGGACGTTGATGTGCCTGGTCTCGTCCCCCGGCGACAGCGAGAAGGTGGACTGCGTCGTCCTGTTGTTGTAGGTCACCGTGAGGACGTACTCCCCGAGGTACCCGCTGAAGCTGTACGCCCCGTGCGCGTCCGTCTGCCCGCCCGCCTGCAGCGTCCGCCACTCGTTGAGCAGGCGGTCGACGACGTCCCCCGTGGGCAGGTTGTTGAGGCCCCAGTCCGTGAGGCACATCTGGTAGCACCCGCTGGGGTGCAGCGCCGTCCACAGCATCACCCCGCTCACCGCCGGGTGCGCGTACGCCTCCCGCAGCACCTGCTCCAGGTACGCCGCCTGCGTCTGCGCGTCGAACTTGTTGCTGATGTCGATCTCGGTGAACCAGATGGGGAGCCCCAGCGTGGCGAGCTTGTCCAGGATGGCGCGCATCAGCGGGATGTTGGGCCTGGAGAAGTGGCCCTCCAGCCCGATCCCCTCCAGGATGGCGCCGCCGGCGCGGAGCTCCTTGAG from Panicum hallii strain FIL2 chromosome 9, PHallii_v3.1, whole genome shotgun sequence includes:
- the LOC112873659 gene encoding calmodulin-lysine N-methyltransferase — encoded protein: MDSSSSPAPPQAPARSRGTSNASQRWSILRRALLARSSSPAPEGTCRDQHIKDGTNNISRKASRGFNLIECHSLPISQLKKSLENSSSGNENDLGCQKDVCVYYKLPCGSSSKLNLVYRREDSLELNDMEASNRYNIDTTGLVCCWPSEEVLAYYCINHSDVFRAKKVLELGSGYGLAGLVIAACTNADEVVISDGNPQVVEYIQKNISINQETFGETKVKSMILHWDKEQASEVLNTFDIIVASDCTFFKQFHESLARTVKSLLKHSATSQAVFLSPKRGDSLDKFLGIIKENELSCELIENYDPTVWNLHKKYEAGDDRSWPNYDKEHCYPLLVRISSFC